One Prolixibacteraceae bacterium DNA segment encodes these proteins:
- the era gene encoding GTPase Era → MKHKSGFVSIVGNPNVGKSTLMNGLVGEKLSIITSKMQTTRHRIKGIVNGDDFQIIYSDTPGILKPNYKLQESMLKFVDSALVDADVILYVTDVFERWDKNQEYLEKLQATDTPILLVINKIDISDQDTVNQLIKDWQERLPKAEILVISALRKFNLNYIFDRIVEHLPEAPPYFEKDQLTDKSERFFVQEIIREKILVHYKKEIPYSVEIEVEEFKEEPDIIKIRAIIHVIRSSQKGIIIGHQGLGLRRVGTEARKDMEEFFGKQVFLKTIVKVNKDWRDKDNQLKNFGYNE, encoded by the coding sequence ATGAAGCACAAATCAGGCTTTGTCAGTATTGTCGGAAACCCAAATGTAGGAAAATCGACATTGATGAATGGACTTGTAGGAGAGAAACTCTCAATAATCACAAGCAAAATGCAGACGACTCGTCATCGTATTAAAGGAATTGTTAATGGTGACGACTTTCAAATTATCTATTCAGATACTCCTGGGATCTTAAAACCAAACTATAAACTTCAAGAATCAATGTTGAAGTTTGTTGACTCTGCATTAGTTGATGCAGATGTGATTCTATATGTGACAGATGTTTTTGAACGTTGGGATAAAAATCAAGAATATTTAGAAAAACTACAAGCTACAGATACACCAATTCTTTTGGTGATTAATAAAATTGATATTTCAGATCAGGATACTGTAAATCAGTTAATAAAAGATTGGCAAGAGCGTCTACCAAAAGCCGAAATATTGGTGATCTCAGCACTTCGTAAATTTAACTTGAATTACATATTTGACCGTATTGTTGAACATCTTCCAGAAGCTCCTCCTTATTTTGAGAAGGATCAACTGACTGATAAGAGTGAGCGTTTCTTTGTACAAGAGATAATCCGAGAGAAAATTCTTGTACACTATAAAAAAGAAATTCCATACTCAGTAGAGATTGAAGTTGAGGAGTTTAAAGAGGAGCCTGATATTATTAAGATTCGTGCGATAATTCACGTTATTCGTTCAAGTCAGAAGGGTATTATTATAGGTCATCAAGGTTTGGGACTTCGTCGTGTTGGAACAGAAGCGCGTAAAGATATGGAGGAGTTTTTTGGTAAGCAGGTATTCTTAAAGACCATTGTTAAGGTGAATAAGGATTGGAGAGATAAAGACAATCAATTGAAGAACTTCGGATACAACGAATAA
- the gpmI gene encoding 2,3-bisphosphoglycerate-independent phosphoglycerate mutase translates to MADTKKALLMILDGWGIGDKSSADAIYNTPTPFIDSLVENYPNSQLLTSGEKVGLPDGQMGNSEVGHLNIGAGRVVYQDLVKINKAIEENTLKDNEQIQKAYTYAKENNKNVHLLGLIGPGGVHALTKHMTALAKVAGGMGLENVYVHGLTDGRDTDPKSAYSYVEEAINSLEGTPAKMASLIGRYYGMDRDENWERVKLMYDLITKGEGEKSTDLLASVQASYDSGVFDEFIKPIVAVDAEGNPLATIKEGDVVICYNYRTDRLRQLTRVFTQEDHSDAGMTMMDVQWYTMTCYNESFKGVNVIFDKANITETLGEVVQDAGLKQIRTAETEKFAHVTFFFSGGRESEFKGESRILVPSPKVATYDMQPEMSAPIVTEKLLPELEAQSADFVCLNFANGDMVGHTGDYKAIEKAIMAVDQCAKQVVETARANGYDVVIIADHGNADNALNKDGSVNTAHSLNPVPFIWVTDQKDKKVKSGILADVAPTILRIMGLEIPAAMTGDVLIEE, encoded by the coding sequence ATGGCAGATACAAAAAAAGCCTTACTGATGATCCTAGACGGATGGGGTATTGGCGACAAATCAAGTGCTGACGCAATTTACAATACACCAACTCCTTTCATAGATTCTCTAGTTGAGAACTATCCAAATAGTCAACTTTTAACTTCTGGAGAGAAAGTAGGACTTCCAGATGGACAGATGGGAAACTCAGAAGTTGGTCACCTAAACATAGGTGCTGGTCGCGTCGTTTATCAAGACCTTGTAAAGATCAATAAAGCGATTGAAGAGAATACGCTTAAAGATAACGAGCAGATTCAAAAAGCATATACATACGCAAAAGAGAACAACAAGAATGTACACCTTTTGGGACTTATTGGTCCTGGGGGAGTTCATGCTTTAACAAAACATATGACTGCTTTAGCAAAAGTAGCTGGTGGGATGGGATTAGAAAATGTTTATGTTCATGGATTGACTGATGGACGTGATACAGATCCTAAATCTGCATATAGTTATGTTGAGGAGGCTATTAATTCTCTTGAGGGAACTCCTGCAAAAATGGCTTCTTTGATCGGGCGATACTATGGTATGGATCGTGATGAAAATTGGGAGCGTGTTAAATTAATGTATGACCTAATCACCAAAGGTGAGGGAGAAAAGTCAACAGACTTGTTAGCATCAGTTCAGGCTTCATATGATTCAGGAGTATTCGATGAGTTTATTAAGCCAATCGTAGCTGTTGATGCTGAAGGAAATCCTTTAGCTACAATCAAAGAGGGGGATGTTGTGATCTGTTATAATTATCGTACAGATCGTCTTCGTCAATTGACACGTGTGTTTACTCAAGAAGATCATTCTGATGCGGGTATGACGATGATGGATGTTCAGTGGTATACTATGACCTGTTATAATGAAAGCTTTAAAGGTGTAAATGTAATTTTTGATAAAGCAAATATTACAGAGACTCTCGGAGAAGTTGTTCAGGATGCTGGATTAAAGCAGATTCGTACTGCTGAGACGGAGAAATTTGCGCATGTTACTTTCTTCTTTTCAGGTGGTCGTGAGTCAGAATTTAAGGGAGAAAGTCGTATCCTTGTTCCTTCACCGAAAGTTGCAACTTATGATATGCAACCAGAAATGTCTGCACCAATCGTTACTGAAAAGCTCCTTCCTGAACTAGAGGCACAGTCGGCTGATTTTGTATGTTTAAACTTTGCTAATGGTGATATGGTTGGACATACAGGAGATTACAAGGCGATTGAAAAGGCAATAATGGCAGTCGATCAATGTGCTAAGCAAGTGGTTGAAACTGCACGTGCTAATGGTTATGATGTAGTGATTATTGCGGATCATGGTAATGCAGACAATGCTTTAAATAAAGATGGTTCTGTAAATACAGCTCACTCTTTAAATCCTGTTCCTTTTATTTGGGTTACTGACCAAAAAGATAAAAAGGTTAAGTCTGGTATCTTGGCTGATGTAGCACCAACAATCTTAAGGATTATGGGGCTAGAGATTCCTGCTGCGATGACTGGAGATGTTCTTATTGAAGAGTAA
- a CDS encoding T9SS type A sorting domain-containing protein: MTSKRVFLNSTTATDLLLASIDYNKNSKNCTPDDIQIELNPESGLKVKDIKFESEGDDSWANIRVTFYSAKPVYGAEIRYIVNNTFIYDHKTNSYKEDWIKVRITLTDQILLSASNNLITPADNDEEICQIVSYNNNFMSKNNSTEAYNVWNYSNSNKNSFILDLGNSPYISDFIIIDKGELTGDKNDNLSSIKVSLSNDKIKWNDYFINDKSNFKHFHIQRKQARYVKLSIDQNDKIENGYIALFQIYGQGQTPNITNHIKGIKPSLNDKNYTDNAEEWKVEKSNTHIFEFESIQTIDQIDFFEYRNFMQSVGFPPIIDLKVEISLDKKKWRTISKQKSSNCFKRIGLSSPENVKYIRTTSYQKTPNVYPGPSSSYWALTELRVFGTDTNTKKHTLFSATTEQNEKINIYPNPASNFIEINGENIESSINIYNILGAKVKTIYDYHSGEKINIEDLKQGIYLIPVNKKVYKVIKN; this comes from the coding sequence ATGACTAGTAAACGAGTCTTTTTAAACTCAACTACAGCTACAGATTTACTACTTGCTTCAATAGACTATAATAAAAACTCAAAAAACTGTACTCCTGACGATATTCAAATAGAACTTAATCCTGAATCAGGATTAAAGGTTAAAGACATAAAGTTTGAGAGCGAAGGGGATGATTCATGGGCAAACATAAGGGTAACTTTCTACTCAGCGAAACCTGTTTATGGAGCAGAGATTCGTTATATAGTAAACAACACATTTATATACGACCACAAAACAAATAGCTATAAAGAAGACTGGATTAAAGTTAGGATTACATTGACTGATCAAATACTACTATCTGCATCCAATAATTTAATTACTCCAGCAGATAACGACGAAGAAATTTGTCAGATCGTATCTTACAATAATAATTTTATGTCCAAGAACAACAGCACCGAGGCTTATAATGTTTGGAACTATTCAAATAGTAATAAGAACAGCTTCATTCTAGACTTAGGCAACAGTCCATACATCAGTGACTTTATCATAATAGATAAAGGAGAACTTACAGGAGATAAAAACGATAATTTATCCTCTATTAAAGTAAGTCTAAGTAATGATAAGATAAAATGGAATGATTACTTTATCAATGATAAATCAAATTTCAAGCATTTTCATATTCAACGTAAACAAGCAAGGTATGTAAAGCTTTCCATTGATCAGAATGATAAAATAGAAAATGGTTATATAGCTTTATTTCAGATCTATGGACAAGGGCAGACCCCAAATATCACCAATCATATAAAGGGTATTAAACCGTCGTTAAATGATAAAAATTATACGGATAATGCAGAAGAATGGAAAGTAGAAAAGTCGAATACTCATATTTTTGAATTCGAATCAATTCAGACAATAGATCAAATTGATTTCTTTGAATACCGTAATTTTATGCAATCAGTAGGATTTCCTCCGATCATCGATCTTAAGGTGGAAATAAGTTTAGACAAGAAAAAATGGAGAACTATTTCAAAGCAAAAATCCTCGAATTGCTTTAAACGTATTGGTCTATCTTCTCCAGAGAATGTAAAATATATCAGGACTACTTCATATCAAAAGACACCGAACGTTTATCCGGGTCCATCCTCTTCATATTGGGCATTAACTGAACTAAGAGTGTTTGGAACAGATACAAACACAAAAAAACATACATTATTTTCGGCAACGACAGAACAGAATGAAAAGATAAATATATATCCTAATCCTGCATCCAATTTTATTGAAATCAATGGAGAAAATATAGAAAGCAGTATCAATATATACAATATCTTAGGAGCAAAAGTCAAAACAATTTATGATTATCATTCTGGTGAAAAAATAAATATAGAGGACTTAAAACAAGGAATTTATCTAATCCCTGTAAATAAGAAAGTTTATAAAGTGATCAAAAATTAA
- a CDS encoding thymidine kinase, which translates to MFLETTINTTQKRGWIEVVCGSMFSGKTEELIRRLKRAQIAKQNVEIFKPAVDTRYSDDKVVSHDESAIRSTPVESASNILLLSGDTDVVGIDEAQFFDESIVEVCRELANRGVRVIVAGLDMDFKGVPFGPIPHLMAEAEYVTKVHAICVRCGNLAQYSHRLSHDDKQVLLGEKEAYEPVCRHCFQEINIQQ; encoded by the coding sequence ATGTTTTTAGAAACAACCATCAACACAACACAAAAGAGAGGTTGGATTGAGGTCGTATGCGGATCAATGTTTTCTGGAAAAACAGAAGAGTTGATCCGTCGACTAAAACGTGCTCAGATCGCAAAGCAGAATGTGGAGATATTTAAACCTGCCGTGGATACACGTTATTCCGACGATAAAGTGGTATCTCATGATGAAAGTGCAATTCGTTCTACACCAGTTGAGAGTGCTTCAAATATCTTACTTTTGAGTGGAGATACTGATGTCGTTGGGATTGATGAAGCACAATTTTTTGATGAATCGATTGTCGAAGTTTGTCGAGAATTAGCGAACAGAGGTGTTCGAGTAATTGTTGCAGGTCTAGATATGGATTTTAAAGGAGTCCCTTTTGGTCCAATTCCTCACCTAATGGCCGAGGCCGAATATGTAACAAAAGTACATGCAATATGTGTTAGATGTGGAAATTTGGCTCAATATAGCCACCGTTTATCCCATGATGATAAACAAGTACTTTTAGGTGAAAAAGAGGCTTATGAACCTGTTTGTAGACACTGTTTTCAAGAAATAAACATTCAACAATAA
- a CDS encoding U32 family peptidase: MLIRDNIELLAPAKNLEYGKVAFDYGADAVYIGGPSFGARANAGNSISDIESLVRYAHRFDGDVFMALNTILFDHELEEAHRIIWQAYNAGVDALIIQDMGILEMDLPPISLHASTQTNNFTLEKVQFLEKVGFDRVVLARELSLTEIQDIAENTNVSLEAFIHGALCVSLSGQCYMSAFNGARSANRGACVQSCRKAYSLYDSKGECLVDNKYLLSLKDMNQTNSLKDIVESGVQSLKIEGRLKDINYLKNSVGHYRRELDQILEGSTKVRASVGKTTFDFTPDPKKSFSRDFTSYFLNEKQPSIANLETPKSLGELVGTVKLIGKSNFTLEGSVQISNNDGLVVVHSDGTTEGVKVNVAENNTITPLKMPRLNKKDMVYRNYNHGFLQSLEKSRTSRKRGVDILISEEKEFVEISFAVDSNRGVEYTFESTFEFAKNEQVAQNNIQKQLSKLGDTPFFVSSFTSELKHTPFIPNKILGNVRRELAERLVVVLESERKVSRNIETNDIPYIEDIVDYRANVANQLAVDFYKRHQTKVTEMAFESHKKNNSSLLMQTRYCILNEIGQCLKKGFSLDLPLKLVDSHHEYQLSFDCKNCSMQIYS, translated from the coding sequence ATGTTGATTCGTGATAACATTGAACTCCTTGCTCCTGCAAAAAATCTTGAGTATGGGAAGGTCGCGTTCGATTATGGAGCTGATGCAGTATATATTGGGGGCCCTAGTTTTGGTGCTCGTGCCAATGCAGGTAATAGTATATCTGATATCGAATCCTTAGTTCGTTATGCACATCGTTTTGATGGAGATGTTTTCATGGCTTTGAACACGATTCTTTTTGACCATGAATTAGAGGAGGCACATCGCATTATTTGGCAAGCATATAATGCTGGGGTAGATGCGTTGATTATTCAAGATATGGGTATTTTGGAGATGGACCTTCCTCCTATTTCACTACACGCAAGTACTCAGACTAATAACTTTACTTTAGAAAAGGTTCAGTTTCTTGAGAAGGTAGGTTTTGATCGTGTAGTCTTAGCACGAGAACTTTCTTTAACAGAGATTCAAGATATTGCAGAAAATACCAATGTCTCTTTGGAGGCTTTTATACATGGAGCCCTTTGTGTAAGCTTAAGTGGTCAATGTTACATGAGTGCTTTTAATGGTGCTAGAAGTGCTAATCGTGGTGCATGTGTTCAATCATGTAGAAAGGCATATTCTTTATATGATAGTAAAGGAGAATGTTTGGTGGATAACAAGTATCTTCTTTCTCTCAAAGATATGAACCAGACCAACTCTCTCAAAGATATTGTGGAGAGTGGTGTTCAATCGTTAAAGATAGAGGGACGATTAAAAGATATAAATTACTTAAAGAATAGTGTAGGTCACTATCGAAGAGAGTTAGATCAAATACTAGAGGGTAGTACAAAAGTTAGAGCCTCTGTAGGCAAAACAACATTTGACTTTACCCCTGACCCTAAAAAGAGTTTTTCTCGAGACTTTACTTCATATTTCTTGAATGAGAAACAGCCGAGTATTGCAAATTTAGAAACACCGAAATCCTTAGGAGAGCTTGTAGGGACTGTGAAACTTATTGGAAAATCGAACTTCACTCTAGAAGGTTCTGTTCAAATATCAAATAATGATGGACTTGTTGTAGTTCATTCTGACGGAACAACAGAAGGAGTGAAGGTAAATGTGGCTGAAAATAATACAATTACCCCATTAAAGATGCCTAGACTTAATAAGAAGGATATGGTATATAGAAATTATAACCATGGCTTTTTACAATCTCTTGAGAAAAGTCGTACATCTAGAAAGAGAGGAGTTGATATTCTTATCTCAGAAGAAAAAGAGTTTGTTGAGATCTCTTTTGCAGTAGATTCAAATAGAGGAGTGGAATACACTTTTGAATCTACTTTTGAGTTTGCGAAGAATGAACAAGTAGCACAAAATAATATTCAGAAACAGTTATCCAAGTTAGGTGATACACCATTTTTTGTTTCATCATTTACTAGCGAATTAAAGCACACCCCATTTATTCCAAATAAAATATTAGGGAATGTGCGTAGAGAACTTGCTGAAAGATTGGTTGTGGTTCTTGAATCCGAAAGAAAAGTGTCAAGAAATATTGAGACTAATGATATTCCTTATATTGAGGATATCGTTGACTATAGAGCGAATGTCGCGAACCAATTAGCGGTTGATTTTTATAAGAGACATCAGACTAAGGTTACAGAGATGGCATTTGAGTCACATAAAAAAAATAACTCCTCATTGTTAATGCAAACGAGATATTGTATTCTAAATGAAATCGGGCAATGTTTGAAGAAAGGTTTTTCTCTCGATCTCCCCTTAAAATTAGTAGATTCTCATCATGAATATCAATTATCATTTGATTGTAAAAACTGTTCTATGCAGATTTACAGTTAA
- a CDS encoding bifunctional UDP-N-acetylmuramoyl-tripeptide:D-alanyl-D-alanine ligase/alanine racemase: MNYPLRHLVSLLDCTLNRSDIDDILITNMAIDTRSLGDTVNTLFVCLKGTKSDGHNFIKSAVALGVRVFLVKEFPREVYTEAILFIKVEDVLRSMQKIASDHRYHFSIPVVGITGSNGKTQVKEWIYQVLFRTCNIVKSPRSFNSQIGVPLSVQFLDASHELALFEAGISLPHEMGFLEKIISPTLGILTHMGDAHLSNFESRKVLLNEKLNLFQHVEKLLFCDSQAWVKDLVSKQISERSRLFVISYEDDLADVFIKSVIGVEECTTIELIYKQKGYLFSIPFTDEASVENAILSASFILYMDLWDKKISERFKLLERISLRLELKDGLHASTIIDDSYNSDLLSLRVALNYQDQNNKEGQNKVLVLSDLSQQRDDDEADIYHEISMLLAHHDIMQLYAVGPRLYHYRNLFKTINSKFYLETDQLIKDIPNLHIAGNSVLIKGTRSFKLEEFSYQIQEKTHQTYLEINLDAMRENLLYYRSLLEDDTKVMAMVKASSYGSGSIEVAHLLQRSGIDYLAVAIADEGIELRKANITTPIIVMNPEKHAFELMLEYNLEPNIYDLSLLREFAVAVAKSEKSKVDIHLKFDTGMRRLGFDKISDIELLGTLIPSFACLKVKSVFTHLSVSDTIGEEHFTKQQLDQFELFASILGDKLGYSFYRHALNTAGIERFVDHQYDMVRLGLGLYGVSFFKQSSLTEVMTLKTQVSQIKSVDPEDTIGYGRHGRRNSSGKIAVLPIGYADGFHRKLGNGNHSVLIKGGYAPTIGNICMDMCMVDITNVPDVSIGDEVVVFGPNHSIHHISDSLETIPYEVMTGIGPRVKKIYFSEM; encoded by the coding sequence ATGAATTATCCATTACGTCATTTAGTCTCACTACTAGATTGCACCTTAAACAGGTCAGATATCGATGATATTCTGATTACAAATATGGCTATTGATACTCGTTCTTTGGGAGATACTGTCAATACTCTTTTTGTGTGTCTTAAAGGGACTAAAAGTGATGGGCATAATTTTATTAAAAGTGCTGTTGCATTAGGTGTTCGAGTTTTTCTTGTTAAAGAGTTTCCTCGAGAGGTGTATACTGAAGCAATTCTTTTTATAAAAGTGGAGGATGTATTAAGATCTATGCAAAAGATCGCCTCTGATCACCGATATCATTTTAGTATTCCGGTTGTAGGTATAACGGGTTCTAATGGAAAGACACAAGTGAAAGAGTGGATCTATCAGGTTCTTTTTAGAACTTGTAACATCGTGAAAAGTCCTCGAAGTTTTAATTCTCAAATAGGGGTTCCTCTTTCTGTTCAATTTTTAGATGCATCTCATGAATTGGCTCTTTTTGAAGCAGGAATTTCACTCCCTCATGAGATGGGTTTTTTAGAGAAAATTATCTCACCTACTCTGGGTATTCTCACCCATATGGGAGATGCTCACTTGAGTAATTTTGAGAGCAGAAAAGTGCTTTTAAATGAGAAATTAAACCTTTTTCAACATGTTGAAAAGTTGCTTTTTTGCGATTCACAGGCATGGGTGAAGGATCTTGTGTCTAAACAAATTTCAGAACGTTCTCGTCTATTTGTAATCTCTTATGAGGATGATCTTGCTGATGTCTTTATAAAAAGTGTGATTGGTGTTGAGGAGTGTACTACCATTGAATTAATATACAAACAAAAAGGCTATCTTTTTTCGATTCCTTTCACGGATGAGGCTTCTGTTGAAAATGCAATTCTCTCTGCTTCGTTTATTTTGTATATGGACCTATGGGATAAAAAGATATCTGAGCGATTCAAGTTATTGGAGCGGATTTCGTTACGCCTAGAATTGAAAGATGGTTTACATGCTTCAACGATAATTGATGATAGTTACAATAGTGATCTACTTTCATTAAGGGTCGCTCTAAATTATCAAGATCAGAATAATAAAGAAGGTCAAAATAAGGTCTTGGTTTTATCCGACCTTTCTCAACAAAGAGATGACGACGAAGCAGATATCTATCATGAGATATCTATGCTTTTAGCTCATCATGATATTATGCAATTATATGCTGTTGGACCGAGGCTTTACCATTACAGAAATCTTTTTAAAACAATCAATTCTAAATTCTATTTAGAGACAGACCAGTTGATAAAAGATATTCCAAATCTTCATATTGCAGGAAATTCTGTTCTTATAAAGGGAACTAGAAGCTTTAAATTAGAAGAGTTTTCTTATCAGATACAAGAGAAGACACATCAAACATATTTAGAGATTAACTTAGATGCAATGCGAGAAAATCTATTGTATTATAGATCTTTATTGGAGGATGATACAAAAGTGATGGCAATGGTAAAAGCTTCTTCATATGGATCAGGAAGTATTGAAGTGGCTCATCTATTGCAAAGAAGCGGAATTGACTATTTGGCAGTCGCGATTGCTGACGAGGGGATTGAGCTTAGAAAGGCCAATATCACCACACCAATAATTGTGATGAACCCAGAAAAGCATGCCTTCGAGCTGATGCTTGAATATAACTTGGAGCCAAATATCTATGATCTCTCTCTTCTTCGTGAATTTGCTGTTGCGGTAGCTAAAAGTGAGAAATCAAAAGTTGATATACACCTAAAGTTTGATACAGGAATGAGACGTTTAGGTTTTGATAAGATTTCAGATATCGAGTTGCTTGGAACATTAATTCCATCATTTGCTTGTTTAAAAGTAAAGAGTGTGTTTACACACTTGTCTGTAAGCGATACAATTGGAGAGGAGCATTTTACAAAACAACAACTCGATCAATTTGAACTCTTTGCTTCTATTTTGGGAGACAAACTAGGGTATTCATTCTATAGACATGCATTGAATACAGCTGGAATTGAGCGCTTTGTAGATCATCAATATGATATGGTAAGATTAGGGCTTGGACTTTATGGTGTTAGCTTCTTTAAGCAGTCTAGCCTTACGGAGGTGATGACGTTGAAAACTCAAGTTTCACAGATAAAGAGTGTTGATCCTGAAGATACTATTGGATATGGACGTCATGGAAGAAGAAACTCTTCAGGAAAAATAGCAGTACTACCTATTGGTTATGCGGATGGTTTTCATCGAAAGTTAGGGAATGGAAATCACTCCGTATTAATTAAGGGGGGGTATGCTCCAACCATCGGAAATATCTGTATGGATATGTGTATGGTCGATATAACCAATGTTCCTGATGTTTCGATTGGAGATGAGGTGGTTGTTTTTGGCCCCAATCATTCGATACATCATATCTCAGACTCTCTAGAAACAATACCTTACGAAGTAATGACTGGGATTGGGCCTAGGGTGAAGAAGATATATTTTTCTGAGATGTAG